A region of the Muricauda sp. MAR_2010_75 genome:
CGCTACCATCATCCCTTTGAATCCGATGCTGGTTCCCCCCGCCGCTACTGCTTGCCAACTGTGAGGTGGGGTACCCGGCACCCAAGTGGCGGCCCGGACCGCGGCCATGGGCACATTCCAGCTCACATCGCCCGTATCTGCCGATGCTTTACCGTAGGTAAACACCATAGGTTGAATTTCCCCGGCACTTTCAATGGGTTTGGGTGCGCCCAAGGTTTTCTGGATTTCTTTGGCAAAGTTGACCTCTTCAGGTGTGTATTCCAATCCGCCTACCAAGGTCATATTCTTATGCATTAAAGAAGCCAATACTTCATTGGGCAATCTGTCATACGTTCCACCAATAATTTCGTACGTCATTTCCGTTTCCGTGCCGATTGCAGCACCTTCAGCAGCTTTTACTACGCGGTCCCAGACTGCCTTGACCTCATCCCGGTTGGAATGGCGGATAACATAATACACTTCAGCTTCCGCAGGTACAATGTTGGGAGCATCCCCGCCTTTGGTAATCACATAATGGATTCGGGTTGATTCTGTGGTATGTTCCCGAAGCATGTTCACCAAATCGTTCATACCTTCGACACCGTCCAATGCAGAACGACCCAATTCTGGAGCTGCGGCTGCATGTGAGGATTTTCCTGTGAATCTGAATTTTCCTGAAATGGTAGCTAAATTAGTTCCCGGATTGGAGGTGTTTTCATCTCCCGGATGCCAAGAGACCACTGCATCCACATCATCAAAAAGTCCAGCACGTACCATATATACTTTTCCGGAACCCCCTTCTTCAGCAGGAGTCCCATAAAACCGAATCGTACCTGATTTCCCTGAACTCTTTAACCAATCCTTTATACTGATGGCCGCCGCCAGCGAACCCGCACCAAACAAATGGTGTCCACAAGCTTGCCCTGGTGCACCTACCACGCGAGCCTTTTTGAACGGTTCAGCGGATTGGGACATCCCTGGAAGGGCATCAAACTCGCCCAAAATTCCTATCACAGGACTCCCTGAGCCATAGGTGGCCGTAAAGGCCGTGGGTATCCCGGCAACCCCTTTTTCAATGGCAAAGCCTGCTTTTTTCAGTTCCTCCTGAAAAAGGGCAGAGCTGTTCTCTTCCAAATAGCCCAACTCAGGATTTTCCCATAATTCCATGGCAATTTTGGCGTAATGCCCATATTTGGACTCCATGTCATTTATGATGGCTTGTTTCTCATCCTGAGCGCGAGAAAATGAAATGACAAAAAGAAGGGATAAAAACAGATGACTTTTGATACGTAGTTTCATTGGAAAATGAGGTTTGAGTTAGTTGTTTAAGGGTTTCCATAAGGATAGCTTCTAATTTCGGGGAAATTCGAATGAAAACCAAAGCACGCTCCCAATAAAAATGTCTACTGTGGTATTTGTTGACTGAGACAATGAAGGGTTCCAAACCCCCAAATAAAATCGATACAGCTGATACCGATCACTTCTCGCTCTGGAAAAAGTTGCGCCAGAGTGTTCAAAGCTTCCCTATCCCTTGAATCATTGAATGTGGGTACCAACACAGTTTTATTGGTAATCAAAAAATTGGCATAACTTGCAGGAAGCGCAATTCCATCAAAATCAATACGGTGGGGCATGGGCAAGGTTACAATGTTTGCCTTTTTGCCATTTTCCAAAACAGCGTTTTGCAGTCTACGAAGGTTTTCCTGCAACGCTTTATAGTTTGGTTCCTTTTTGTCGGATTCCACCACAGTGACAATGGTATGGTCATTCACGAAACGGGCTAAATCATCAACATGACCATGGGTGTCGTCACCTTGCACACCATCACCCAACCAAATCGTGTTGGTAATGCCAAGGTATTGTCTAAAAATAGCTTCGTAATCTTCTTTGGTGAAATCTGGGTTTCGCACCTGAATTTTTGGGTCGAGTAGGCATTCTTCGGAAGTGATGAGGGTTCCTTTTCCGTTTACATCGATGGCGCCGCCTTCCAAAATCACGGGTTTGCCTTTGTATTTTACTTGTTCTATCTGAATTTTAAGAAAATTGGCTACTTTTTGGGGAACATATTGGTCTAGCAGGAAATTTTTGTACTTGGCCCATCCATTAAAATTGAAGTTGAGTGCTTTTCGTTCTTCACCGTTTGTAACAATGATGGGGCCTGAATCCCGCATCCAACTGCGATTGGTCTTATGGATAATGAAGGAAACTTGTTCCAGGTTGATATGGGCCGTTTCCAACATGTTCAAAACCTTTTCCTTTAATTTTTCCGATGCTACCACGAGAATAACCTCTTCGTGAGAGGCTATCTTCTTAATATACTCCACAAACGCCCACTGAATGGCAGAATATTTGCCCGGCCAATCGTTTCCATTATGTGGAAAGCACAGTAATATGCCCTGCTGTTTTTCCCATTCCGCGGGAAATCGCCATGAAGCTCCCATGCTAGTCAATGGCTCGTTTGGTGATTCCGCCGTACATATCGATCCTGCGATCCCGCAAGAACGGCCAATTTTGACGCACATTTTCTTGAAGTTCCAAATCCACCTCAGCCATTAAAATTTCTTCTTTATCTTGAGAGGCTTGTGCCAAAATTTCCCCTTGCGGGCCACAAATAAAGGACGCCCCCCAAAACTGGATACCATCTGTATTGGGTAAATATTTTTCAAGACCGATTCGGTTGGCGGCGGCCACGTAGACTCCATTGGCCACGGCATGTCCTTTCATTACATTCATCCAAGCTCCTTGTTGATTGGCCCCAAATTCTTCTTTTTCTTTGGGATGCCAGCCAATGGCGGTAGGGTAGAAGAGCACCTCGGCACCTTGTAAAGCCGTCAATCGTGCTGCCTCAGGATACCACTGGTCCCAACAGATAAGGGTTCCAATGTTTCCTTTTTGGGTCGTAATGGTCTTAAATCCTAGGTCTCCCGGCGTGAAATAGAACTTTTCATAATAATGGGGGTCATCTGGGATGTGCATTTTGCGATAAAGGCCCGCTTCGGAACCATCGGCATCAATAATATAGGCACTGTTGTGATACACCCCGGCCATACGTTTTTCAAAGAAAGGCACAATGATTACCACTCCCAATTCCTTGGCCAATGCACTAAAGGCCTTGAAAGAGGTGCTGTAAAGTGGTTCTGCCAACGCAAAATTGTCCGTATCCTCGCTCTGACAGAAGTAATGACTGCTATATAGCTCTGGCAATGAGATGACCTCGGCACCTTTTTTGGCAGCTTCGCGCACCCATTCCATGCATTTTTTCAAATTATTTTCTGGAGTATCGTTAAGATTGAGTTGTACCACCGCAATGGTATACTTGTTCTTTTTCATGTTAAATTTTTCAATCAAGGTTTTTCGTAAAAACGCGATAAAGGTAAATTTTTTACCCTTTAGATTCGGACGTCTCATTTAAAATATAAGCAATAATATTTTATCACTTATCCATAGGTGAACTTGGTAGCAAAGATGGATTGTACTCGGCTCCTTTGGCCACTTGTATCATAGTAATCCGGACTTTGGTGGGGAAAAATTTCTCATGGTCGGCTCGCTTGTGGGCATGCCCTTCTCCACCGCTATCATCTTTGATGACCAAATCCATTTGTTTAATACCTTCCGACCAAACAATGGACCCGTTTTCCCAAAACTCGGTCATGGAAACATCCTTTTCATAGATGCCTTCATCTAAAAACAGATCAGTAGAGGTACAGCCATAGCCATTACCTTGTCCTCTATTGGGGATATAACACAAGGTCCATTTGGTGGGTTCTCTGCCTGGCGGCTTTTCCACAACTTCAAGTCGAATGTGAACTGTACCATTTCGATAATCCACTGGACTGGTCCAGTCTTTGGGAATATCTGGGTTTAATTTATCTCCAGTGACATAGTAGTGCGATTTACTTGGGGTGGAATTGTCCGCATCCGCTTTGGTATAGGTGAACTCCACATCAAAAAGCACAAATTGCTTTGCATCTGATTGCGCGCAAAAGACCATCGGGAACAAAAAACAAATAGATAAAAGATATGTTTTCATGAGTTGAATTTCAGCTTATTCTCTGGTGAAAGTAAAGTTTGCTCCACGCTGCTCAAAAGCCATTTTGTTTTCCTCGGGATTAAACTTCATCACAATACCTGCTGGACTAAACTCGAATTGATGCTCCGCAGTTGCTTCCAAAGGAAATGAAGGTTGTCCCGTGGCCTGTCCCATAAGTTGATTATCTTCCTTGGTGATATTGATCTTCAGTGGAAAACTGGATGAGGTATATGAACCAACATACTGCTCCAATGTTGCTGGGTCCACAGAATAGGAATTAAAGACGGGCATTTCAAAAGGTTTATTGTATACCGCGCTCAATAGGGCAATGGCGATATCGTTGGTATTCATATTGAAGCCATTGGAAGTCATTGCGAACGAAACCTTGCCGTCTGGTAAATACCCAAACAGAGACGAAAAACCATCAATACCTCCCGTATGCCCATAACTGATACGCTCATGGAATGGAAATCGGAACAGACCCAAACCATACCCATCTTGAATCGTTTCCATCATTTCCAATTGTTCTTGAGTAATGAGTTTTCCACCAAACAGGGCATCACTAAATTTTACGATATCCGTTGGAGTGGAAACTACCGCGCCAGCGCCAACAGGAATAGACATATCCGTATCCGTTTCCTTTTTCCATGTCCCATTATGCTTGTAAGAACTACATTCATTTCTGGCAATATCGATTACGCCGCCGACATAGGTATTGGATAATCCCAACGGTTGTGCAATGTATTCCTCAAGGAGTTGACCATAACTTTTTCCAAAACTCTTCTCCAAAATATAGGTCAACAGCACAAAATTAGAGTTGCTATATTCCGCTTTGCTTCCGGGTTCAAAGTCATTTCCTGCTTTTACGATGATATCCACCATTTGTTCTTCAGTTTGAGGACTGGTATTATACGTCATGTATGCTTCATCATTCGTGAAATTATGAATACCGCTACGATGTCCAAGCAAGTGCTTTATGCTAATGCTATCTGAATTGGTGATCTTAGGAAAGTATCGGTCAATGGTTTGGTCAAGGTTCAATTTACCTTCAGAAACTGCCTTAAAAGTCAAAACGGTAGAAAACGTTTTGGAAATGGACCCGATGCGGAAAATAGAAGACGCTTCGGCCACAGTTTCAGTTGATAGGTCACAATACCCCAAGGACCTTGTATACATCAATTCACCGCCCTTGGAAATGGCCACGCTGCCCATAAACTTATCGTTTGCTTCTAGAACATCGAAGTACTGGTCCAGTTTAGTTTTATCAAATTCTTGTGCAGTGCTGCATGAAATAAAAACCCAAAAAAAAGCCAGTACTACATAAATTGTTCTCATGATTCTTGTTTGTTTAAATAGATGTTAGTCTTTAGAAACATATCCAGGTCCGTGAACTACTTGTCCCGGTAACTCACCTGTATGTTCACCATCTTCCAATACTTGTGTGCCATTAACGAATACGTGCTTCACGCCCGTCGCATATTGGTGAGGTTCCTCAAAAGTGGCCTTATCTCGAATGGTATTAGGGTCGAAAAGCACCACATCTGCATAGTACCCTTCGGTGAGAGCGCCCCGTTTTTTGATTTTTAGATTGGTAGCGGGAAGGGTAGTGAGTTTATGAATCGCCTCTTCCATGGGAATGACCTTTTCGTCCCTAACATATTTTCCGAGTAACCGAGCCACGTTTCCGTATGCCCTGGGGTGTGTACTGGACTTGAGAAAAACACCCTCTGTCGCCAAAGAGCCCCCATCGGAACCAAAACTCATCCACGGGAGTGCAATTTGTTTTTTGACATTTTCCTCAGACATTAAAAAGTAAATGGTTCCTACTCGACTGCCATCCTGAATCACCAAGTCCATAGCAGTTTCCTCGGGCGAAAGACCTCGCATTTCAGCCACTTGGGCAAGTGTTTTTCCTGTGAGATATTTTAAGGTGTCGTTTTTAAACCCTGCCAATAAAATTTTACTGGGGTCACCTGCGGCTTGCATCAAGCTTTCCCATTCGTCTGTGGGCGTACGCATTTCTTCCATCACTTTCTTGCGGATGGCCGGGTCTTGCAATCGCTCCGCCCATTTCTCATAACCACCTTCCTGGACCCAGGGCGGCATGGAGGCGTCCAAACCGGTTGCCCCAGCAACATAGTTGTACATATTTGCTGTAATTTTCAAACCTGCGGCTCTAGCAGAGTCCACTTTTTTCACAACCACATCAAATTTGCGCCAATTCTCTTTTCCACTTTGTTTTAGGTGATAAATTTCAGCCCGTATGCCGGCTTCATCTGCAATCTGGATCAACTCATCCAAACTTTCCAAAAGTTGGGAGCCTTCACTTCGGATGTGACTAATATACATACCATCATATTCAGCGGCCACTTTGCAGAGTTCTATTAGTTCTTCGGTGTTGGAATAAAAGGCAGGAGCGTATATCAAGGATGAGCCCACACCAAGCGCCCCTTCCTCCATGGCTTGTTTTACCATGAGCTTCATGGAATCCATTTCTTGGGGGGTAGGAGCACGGTTCTCATAACCCACGGTGTGCACCCGAAGGGTGGTAGCCCCTACAAAAGAAGCCACATTTGGAGATACCCCCTTGCCGGTCAAGTATTCCAGATACTCGTTCAAAGTGGTCCATTCAATATTAAACTTAATATCTCCCTGACTTTCCTTTTCTTCCTTTTTCATGGAATCGTTCAAAGGTCCCATAGACCAACCTTCACCAAATACCTCTAGAGTGACCCCTTGTTTAATATCACTCATAGATCGACCATCCTCAATAAGGGATTCCACAGCCCAGCTCAGCATATTGATAAACCCTGGGGCAACCACCAAACCCGACGCATCGATTTCTTTTGTGCCGGTTGCATTTTCAAAATTACCAATGACGGCAATGGTATCGGCATTGATTCCAATGTCCCCAACATAAGAAGCTTCCCCTGAGCCGTCCATGATTGTGCCATTTTTTATTAGGACATCAAAGTTTTGAGATTGCTTGCAACTGGATACCGCAATCAGGAAAACGAGAAGAAAAAGTAGTAGGATTGGCTTCATAGCTGGGTTATTTAGTGTAAGATAACCAAGTTATGAAATTTTGTCAAAGCATCATGACGCCAAGTTAGTTTACTTTCGGAAGCCTTAATTTCAAGAAAATGAGACCGGTTCTGTACTAAAACAAGGTAAATCCAGCTATAACAGAAAACGCCTGGTAATCAGAACTCCATGATGGATAACCATTTAAAACATCACGACTTGTCATATATCTAAATTCAAGACTGTACCTATCCCTATATATATAACCCAAACCAAAGGCCGCGTTATTTCTGGTCTCAATTTCCAAAGAGTCAAATGTGGAACCATCAGTCCTAATAAATTCTATGGAAGAGCTGGAATTGAAGTCAAGTACATAGGCAGCATTAATGAAAATCTTGGAATTATCGTCAAGGAAGAAATAATACCGAACACCTATAGGCAATTCTATGGATTTGTAATCGGCCTCTACATTAAGTTGACCGTTGACTGCAAAATCAACTTCAATTGTTTCTTGCGATTTAAAATTCTGATACGTTGGTTCAACTATAATGCCCCACTTGTTCTTGTTGAAGGGTAAGATAAACTCAGCCTCAATGCCAAAACCAAAACCTAATTCATTTCCAAAACTGGTGTCCCTGGAATCCGATACTGAATTTTGAATATCCAATGAAGCATTTACAAGTCGAGGTCGCAGGGTTAAATTGAACAAATCTTCCTTTTGGATTGGCTCATAATTCACAATATCTGAATTGACACAACTGTTATAGTCCATAAAAAATCTGATCAAACTCTTTTTTTTGTACGCTACCCCATCAATAGAATTCCTGGTGATAGTAGAACACACCAAATCTGAAAGCAGTTGTTGTTTGAATTGATTATTGGTCGCTATATCACCCCCTGAAGTCTTGTATCTTTTATGAATAAGTTGAACAATTTCAGAATTACCTTGACTGTAGAAATACCGTTTTAGATTTCCATCTTCATAATAGTAAAGACTTGCATTTCCTTCAATCAAGACCTTTAAAAAAAGCTGCTCCTCATTCAATATTGGGCTTTTTTGATCACTTAAATCACTTACCGCATTGCTTGATCTATCTATTTTGACGGTAGCCCTTATAAATTTTGAATTATTGTAAACCCCAAATTCTTTTACCGCAGCTATATCTTGGGTTTGAATTTCACCATCCTCCGTCATTTTATATCGAAAATTGCTGGGATTATTTTTCCA
Encoded here:
- a CDS encoding agmatine/peptidylarginine deiminase, yielding MGASWRFPAEWEKQQGILLCFPHNGNDWPGKYSAIQWAFVEYIKKIASHEEVILVVASEKLKEKVLNMLETAHINLEQVSFIIHKTNRSWMRDSGPIIVTNGEERKALNFNFNGWAKYKNFLLDQYVPQKVANFLKIQIEQVKYKGKPVILEGGAIDVNGKGTLITSEECLLDPKIQVRNPDFTKEDYEAIFRQYLGITNTIWLGDGVQGDDTHGHVDDLARFVNDHTIVTVVESDKKEPNYKALQENLRRLQNAVLENGKKANIVTLPMPHRIDFDGIALPASYANFLITNKTVLVPTFNDSRDREALNTLAQLFPEREVIGISCIDFIWGFGTLHCLSQQIPQ
- a CDS encoding serine hydrolase — encoded protein: MRTIYVVLAFFWVFISCSTAQEFDKTKLDQYFDVLEANDKFMGSVAISKGGELMYTRSLGYCDLSTETVAEASSIFRIGSISKTFSTVLTFKAVSEGKLNLDQTIDRYFPKITNSDSISIKHLLGHRSGIHNFTNDEAYMTYNTSPQTEEQMVDIIVKAGNDFEPGSKAEYSNSNFVLLTYILEKSFGKSYGQLLEEYIAQPLGLSNTYVGGVIDIARNECSSYKHNGTWKKETDTDMSIPVGAGAVVSTPTDIVKFSDALFGGKLITQEQLEMMETIQDGYGLGLFRFPFHERISYGHTGGIDGFSSLFGYLPDGKVSFAMTSNGFNMNTNDIAIALLSAVYNKPFEMPVFNSYSVDPATLEQYVGSYTSSSFPLKINITKEDNQLMGQATGQPSFPLEATAEHQFEFSPAGIVMKFNPEENKMAFEQRGANFTFTRE
- a CDS encoding amidohydrolase; its protein translation is MKLRIKSHLFLSLLFVISFSRAQDEKQAIINDMESKYGHYAKIAMELWENPELGYLEENSSALFQEELKKAGFAIEKGVAGIPTAFTATYGSGSPVIGILGEFDALPGMSQSAEPFKKARVVGAPGQACGHHLFGAGSLAAAISIKDWLKSSGKSGTIRFYGTPAEEGGSGKVYMVRAGLFDDVDAVVSWHPGDENTSNPGTNLATISGKFRFTGKSSHAAAAPELGRSALDGVEGMNDLVNMLREHTTESTRIHYVITKGGDAPNIVPAEAEVYYVIRHSNRDEVKAVWDRVVKAAEGAAIGTETEMTYEIIGGTYDRLPNEVLASLMHKNMTLVGGLEYTPEEVNFAKEIQKTLGAPKPIESAGEIQPMVFTYGKASADTGDVSWNVPMAAVRAATWVPGTPPHSWQAVAAGGTSIGFKGMMVAAKTMALSAIDLYNSPEVLEKAKAEFEERRGADFTYEALLGDRKPALDYRK
- a CDS encoding carbon-nitrogen hydrolase, which produces MKKNKYTIAVVQLNLNDTPENNLKKCMEWVREAAKKGAEVISLPELYSSHYFCQSEDTDNFALAEPLYSTSFKAFSALAKELGVVIIVPFFEKRMAGVYHNSAYIIDADGSEAGLYRKMHIPDDPHYYEKFYFTPGDLGFKTITTQKGNIGTLICWDQWYPEAARLTALQGAEVLFYPTAIGWHPKEKEEFGANQQGAWMNVMKGHAVANGVYVAAANRIGLEKYLPNTDGIQFWGASFICGPQGEILAQASQDKEEILMAEVDLELQENVRQNWPFLRDRRIDMYGGITKRAID
- a CDS encoding PorT family protein produces the protein MRKQLLFLLVAMVMINGYSQISFEKGYFITNGNQKTECFIKNDDWKNNPSNFRYKMTEDGEIQTQDIAAVKEFGVYNNSKFIRATVKIDRSSNAVSDLSDQKSPILNEEQLFLKVLIEGNASLYYYEDGNLKRYFYSQGNSEIVQLIHKRYKTSGGDIATNNQFKQQLLSDLVCSTITRNSIDGVAYKKKSLIRFFMDYNSCVNSDIVNYEPIQKEDLFNLTLRPRLVNASLDIQNSVSDSRDTSFGNELGFGFGIEAEFILPFNKNKWGIIVEPTYQNFKSQETIEVDFAVNGQLNVEADYKSIELPIGVRYYFFLDDNSKIFINAAYVLDFNSSSSIEFIRTDGSTFDSLEIETRNNAAFGLGYIYRDRYSLEFRYMTSRDVLNGYPSWSSDYQAFSVIAGFTLF
- a CDS encoding amidohydrolase family protein, which produces MKPILLLFLLVFLIAVSSCKQSQNFDVLIKNGTIMDGSGEASYVGDIGINADTIAVIGNFENATGTKEIDASGLVVAPGFINMLSWAVESLIEDGRSMSDIKQGVTLEVFGEGWSMGPLNDSMKKEEKESQGDIKFNIEWTTLNEYLEYLTGKGVSPNVASFVGATTLRVHTVGYENRAPTPQEMDSMKLMVKQAMEEGALGVGSSLIYAPAFYSNTEELIELCKVAAEYDGMYISHIRSEGSQLLESLDELIQIADEAGIRAEIYHLKQSGKENWRKFDVVVKKVDSARAAGLKITANMYNYVAGATGLDASMPPWVQEGGYEKWAERLQDPAIRKKVMEEMRTPTDEWESLMQAAGDPSKILLAGFKNDTLKYLTGKTLAQVAEMRGLSPEETAMDLVIQDGSRVGTIYFLMSEENVKKQIALPWMSFGSDGGSLATEGVFLKSSTHPRAYGNVARLLGKYVRDEKVIPMEEAIHKLTTLPATNLKIKKRGALTEGYYADVVLFDPNTIRDKATFEEPHQYATGVKHVFVNGTQVLEDGEHTGELPGQVVHGPGYVSKD